TGTGCTGTGGTAAGGAGTGCCCACTCCTTGGCGGGTGAGCCAGCAGCCAGCTTTGGGAGGGTAGAGGAAGAAGGGGTGGGCTGGGTTTCGACTAGCCTAGGACTAAAATAGCAGTGGTATAGTCATTCCAAGCTTGCATGGGATGGTTTGTATCTGGACAGGCTGTTACCAGTGAGTGACCTGATGTTGAGATTAAGCTTTTCTTCCCCTTACCTACTCTGGATTTTGATCCTGAGCCCTCCATCCAACCAAGCAGAGTCACAAGAGATAATGTCCCTCAGTGGACTGCTGACCATCTCTGATGGACCTTTAGAATACAGACCTGGGTAGAGCCAGAAGAGGGATGGATGACCTGGGGCAGGTGCTGGTGAGGTCACTACTTTCCTTGATCTTGCTCCCTTTGTTCTCCCATGGAACTTGCCCTTTGGTTCTCGGCAGTGGAGAGGATGAGATTGCAGAGGACAACCCTGAGTCTCAAGAAATGCTGGAGGAACAACTGGTGAGGATGTTAACCCGAGAAGTCATGGACCTAATCAGTAAGTGGCATGTGGGGATCAGGGGAATTCACTCAACCGCCCCACATGGGCTAGGCTGTGGTAGAGGTTCACACTGACAAGCAGAAGTTAATAGTTCTTAAGTCAGTTTATGAGTTGTAAACTTAATTGTGCCATATAAGAAGACAAGGATCCAAAACAGGAACTTGAATTAATGTTTGCAGTAACTTTCTAGCTTGATCAAGATAGCTATAAGTTCAGTTCTTAGACACGAACatcaattttctgttttcagaaacGTTGAAGAATTCAATATTAGTCATTTATTCCCGAAGTCGTTAAGGATGTGTTAGTCACCTTCCCTGGTCATTTATTCTCAGAGGAGTCTGACTGGAAGAGGGACCCACAGTCTGGTTGGGGTCCTCTCAGAATACTTCCTTCTAATGGTGAAGCTGATTTATTCCTTGTAGAAGTGGCCCGAGATCAGTTGGAGAGGTGACTGTCATCCGTGGgtggatgccttcttctggtctagTAACTGTGCTCTCTTCCAGCGGCCTGCTGTGTGTCAAAGAAGACTGCTGAGCACAGCGCTGCTCCCACTGTGGATGGAGATGGTGAGTCATTTGTGGCTCCCCTCTGGAGAAAGAGCTGGGATATATCTAGCTGTAGTCTATGCTGTTTCCTCTATCCAGGATAGACATGACTCTAAGCTCTTGCTCATTCAGTCTCTGCTCAAATGTCTCCTCCAAGAGGCCTTCATGTCTAATCTGCCGAACCTCACATGCCCAAACCCTGAGTAATCTCTTCCTGTTTATTTCAGCTACCTGAATTCCtttattaaattcatttattcattattattattattattattgtctccCTCACTATGTAGGCTGCCAGGGAAGGGACTGTGCTGTTCCTTTTATACTCCTGTAACAGAACCCATGCCTGTTAGCATGGACTCACATATGAAATATCCTAGTATCTCCTGCAGTGCTCTGGGTACCATCCATATGTGAGTGTGTCACATCTGAGCTTCAGCAGCCTTCCTGGGGCAGGGAGGGCTATGTAGCTCAGGACCAGTCAGCTGAGGACATTCCCATTGGGTATTCCTCTGCTGTGAAAGAATGAAGCTTAATAATAGTCTGCATTGCTTACAGATGAAGAGATGATGGCCACTGAAGTAACCCCTTCATCTGTGGCAGAGCTCACAGACCTGGGCAAATGCCTGATGAAGCACGAGGTGGGTAGAGGGGACAGATAGTACCTTTTCTCCTGGTCCAGATTCCACTTTCTTGCTCTGGGCAGATGTTCTCGGTAAAATGCAGGCGCACTGTTACAGAAACCTGGTGTTTAGCCTCTGTAGGACCGAGCTTTTTGCCTGTTctctccactcccaccccccgtttttttgtttttgttttttttttttttaagagacagggtctcacttgcataactctggctagcctggaactcacagcccaGGTTGGCTGCTGGTACTACAGGCCCGACTTGATGTATAATGCAATCAGATGAAAAataatctttcttccttcctgttcagGATATTTGCACAGCACTGTTAATTACAGCATTTAGTTCTCTGACCTGGAAGGATACTCTGTCTTGCCAGAGGGCAACCACACAGCTCTGCTGGCCTCTCCTCAAACAGGTATGCTTGTTCATTGTTTTGGGGAtgggtttgttttgggggggaTGGTGGGAGACATACCTAGGGCTataagcatgctaggcaagcactttattgctGGACTACATCCCTAAGTCCTTTTTCTTTCGAGACAATGGTCTGACTAAATttcccaagctagccttgaaccccAGGGAGGCTTTGACATCTTGCCGGCCTGTCTCATCCTTCGGAGTAGCTGAGGCTACAGACCTAGATCCTACCAGTTACTTTTGTATTGCTGTGACCAAGTTCACCTAATATAGACTGGAAGGAGGGTTTATTTTTACTCCATTTCAGGGAGATTTCAATCTATGGTGGGTAAAGCGTGGCTAAGTTCACTGTGGCAAGAGCCGCAGTGATAGTTACCCACATCTTAGACAGGAAGCCGAGAGCAGAGGTTTTGACCAGGGGCAATCATAGCCTTGTGACCTACTTCTGCCAGTCAGGCCCCAACTTCTAAAGGCTCCACTGCCTTCAAAATATCAAGAGATTGAGTATTCAGAACAAGATAGAGGCTCATTCATTACCACCCCCTTCTCCTTGCCTCAGAAAATTTAAGTCAGGCTTGTAGAGTAAGTCAGTTGGAAGAACTGGGAGGTGGGCCCTTGAGGCTCCCGTGGCTCCTGAGCACAGCTGTCTTCCCAGGTGATGTCTGGGACCCTGCTCGCAGATGCTGTCACGTGGCTTTTCACCAGTGTGCTGAAAGGGTTACAGATGCATGGGCAGCACGATGGGTGCATGGCTTCCCTGGTCCACTTGGCCTTCCAGATATACGAGACACTGGTAAGTGGAGAGGGCATCAGGGCAGGATGGCTGGCAGTCACTTACCCTACCTCCCAGGACCTCGAGCATCTACCATACTGCTTGTGCTGCCTGAGAGGTGGGTGTGGTGTGCAGTTGGGGAAGCTGACAGGCCAGACCTACATCCACTGAGTTTATCCCCCACTTACCCAGCGCCCCAGGTATCTAGAGATAAGAGCAGTGATGGAGCAGATCCCTGAAATACACAAGGAGTCCCTGGACCAATTTGACTGCAAGCTTTTAAACCCCTCTCTTCAAAAAACGGCTGATAAACGCCGGAAGGACCACTTCAAACGTCTCATTGCTGGCTGCATTGGAGTAAGTCATACATCCCTGTTATGGCTCCCAGCCCCACACAGTTGTGTACTGTCTTACACTGTTGTGAGTGAATTTGAAACCAACTAGTCACTGACTGTtctgcgcgcgcgtgtgtgtgtgtctaagacTGGAGGTGGGGGGTCCTCTGACCCACACCCCAGACCCactgtgagctgtttctcttttgttctctacaGAAACCCTTGGGAGAACAGTTTCGGAAAGAAGTTCACATTAAGAACCTTCCTATGcttttcaaaaaaccaaaaccaatgcTAGAGACAGAAGTGTTGGACAATGAGGGGGGCGGACTGGCCACTCTCTTTGAACCCTGAATCACGCTTTTGGGCATCCTTCTTCGGCCTTTGTTGTCATCTCTTCTCCCCTTTGTAGCTAATCTCTAGGCCCATCTTGTACTGTCGCCTCACTTTCCACTGTGTCAGCCTGGACAAGAGTGGGCCCTGTGTGGAGCCCACACCCTCTACTGAAGTATTGAGAAAAGCGAGTTAGGGCTTACATCATTCCATAGAGTCCTAGGGAATTGGCATTCAACTTGCAATTTTGGCTTTTCCAAGAAAAGCTAGAGTACAATGGCCTTTCCCCACAGCAGCTGCACCAGCATAGACAGGAGAGGGTGCTGTGTCCAACACCACTGACCAAACTTGCAAGGGCTCAGCCAGCATGGCTTGGACTACAAGGGACCCAATTGAGCCCCTTGCTGCTAGGCGGGCAGGGGTCCTTCTCTACTCCTAGGGGCGTTTGGCCTAGGTGCTACGAGCTGAACCATCCTTAGCCAGTTCTCATCCTTTTCTTAAGCAAGAATCTGGTCACTTGGTGGGATCCATGGGACAGGCTTTTGCTATGTACTGAGCACAGTATCCAGGGACAAGAGCAGGACAAGAGTTTAAGGAACACTGTTCCTTAAAATGCACATGCACCCTTCTATGAGTGACCCTCAGGGGTTTCCCCAGCCTCAGGGCCTACTGAGCATCACATGACACCACTGGCATCCAGACCTGGCAAGCTAGCAAAGCCACTGCCCTGGGACTGAGTCCAGGTGCCTTTGAAAGTTTCTGATGACTCGTCTCAAGGATCGCTTTTTCTCTGGGAGGGCCATGCAGCAAAGCAAGATGGGTGTGAGATCTGGCCCTGCCCGTTaggaaaggcagatctctgtgtgtgtctgtgctgacAGGCACACAGCTAGGCCGTTGGAGAGAAGGCTGGGCAATGGGAACTAGTGCCAGGTCACTGTCCCTGCTGTGGCCATCCCTCTTTGCCTGGTGCTTGGGGTCTACAGGTTGTCAAGGTGATTCCAGTGTTTCCCTCCAAACTTGATAGCTGCCTTCTCCTATCTGGTTAGGGCTGTGGAGGATGTAGTTGTATTTATTATGTTGTAATATTTTTAACATCCTATGACTTCATGTTAGGAATTTTCTATTGTTTATAGAACCTTTTGTAGAAATGCTAACTCTAAAGTACGTGCATGTCAGTAAAAATCTCCGTTTCATACAGAAGGGCCctatcttccttttttaaacCAGTGAGAATCTGGTTAGGGGGACTTAACCTGTTGATGGGCTAGCCAAGCTATTAGGCAAAGTTCTATCCCTGACCACCAAAACCTGGCAGCTGGCCCTCTTAGGGAAATGGCTATCTTCTGTGGAGCTGTCAGTGGCAACTAGCTACAGCTTCTCTCCCCCGCATCTACATAGCGATGGTAATTCGGCCTTTCTCAAACATCTTTAGGACAAGGACCTGGAAACCTTTGCTTGGTCCTTAGTTAATGCCAACCTTAACTATGACAAGGCCCCATATTTTTAGACAAAGTCCAAAAACATTTTTGCTAGGATATCAATTTATTTACATCAAAGGCCTTACAAAGGCATAAGTTTTAGTCTGTGGcacatttaataaaatgtattgacTGGAAATAAGACTGGAATCGGACATCTAGTCACACTTGGCATGGCCATCCCAGAAATGCTATGAAGCATCAGTCCATCTGAACCGCATCCAGCTCGTCCAAGAACCGCTGGCACTTCCCCATCAGTATTTTGATGGCTTCACTCACCAACACATCTGGTGGCAAAACTCCAGTTGACTCGACTGAAACTAGGGACCAAAGAGACACTTCAGCCCTGGCAGGATTTAGCTTTTACTACAAGCTAATTCTAAATCCTATCCAAAGAGCACCAATACCACCCCCACTTACAGATATAATGGTCCCGAACACGGGCAAGCCGCACAGCCTTCTTCAGCTTCTCATTCCGGAAGATTTCTCTGCTGAAGGTATCCAACCGAGGATTGGCAACTCTGGCCAACTTTTTACCTAAGGAAAACAATGTTACACCTTAGTCAAGTCTAAGAGCTTTTATTTTCTGCCACCTTcgaagaaaatacagaaaggtCTTGATCCCAACAGCACACCACACATCATACCTTGCACCTCCTGCACCTCAATCACGCCTGGTGAGAAGCACCGGCTCAGTTCCTCAGCCGCCTCCCCTTCCACAGGTTCAAGCAGAGTAATGTCTGGCAGGAGCCTATAGCTGGCTGTTGCCACTGGTGAGAACTTGGCATGATCTTTGCCTGTGAGAAACTCTGTTACTCTCCTATGCCAGGGGCCACTGCAAACAGACTTGCCCCACCCAGTGGCAGACTGAGGGGTTCTCACCAATGCCCTTGACGCAGTGCATGACCAGGTCAATCTCCTGACCAGGCCGAAGCTGAGCAATGAGGATGTCGTCATGTACGGGGCGAATTGTGCCCTCCGGGAAGACATCAGCCTGGTTTCCCAAGGGGACCCATGTCATATGCCTGGTATATACTGGAGAGAAATATGTCAGAAAATCCCGGATCCTAAAATTAGCACCCACCAGCCCCCCTCTTCCTTACCATTGCTCACCTTTGTGGTTCACGTAGAGTTCATTGGGGTCAGAGGAATCCTTAGCAGCACTGGGATTCCTGGTACACCTGACCTGCAGTCGAAACTGCAGTGTGTCtatctctgttccttcttcctCACCTGTATAAGTAAGGAGCAGAGTTTcactagccctggctgtcctggaaatcattatgcatagcaggctggccttgagctcagtgCTGGACATAAAGATGTACAACACCATGTCTGGTCCTAGCTTTAACTAGTAACTTCTCACACAGTAAAGGTGTCAAGCCAACTTGGGAgacttgaattcaatccctgaaacTCAAGTTAAAACCTactacaaagttgtcctctgaccttcacacccaTGTGCACCCGCACATAAAGTTTTTAATGCTGaaagcttgtgtgtgtatgttttatgtatgtatatgtatatattgacaTAATAAGGGCAAGCGTTCTCAATGCGGACTACCTCGACTACGGTACCAGCAATAAACCTGGTATCTGAACCCAAGAGCTCCACTTAACTGGGAATCTCATCTTGTCATCCTCACCTTGGTTCCGATATTCAAAAAGACGAGGATCAGCAAGAATGGGGATGAGCCCCAGGCGGTGAGCAAGGATCTCATCCTGGACAATGGATGTGTTATTATACACCAGAACCTTTTCCACAGCCATTGTGGGCACCTGTTCAAGGAAGCAGAATCATGCAGCTGCAAAACCCAAGTGATGTCCAACTATCTGCCTCCACAGGAAATTAAGAGATGGTCCTTTATTTTGTTCTtcagatttttgagacagggtttcactagtccaggttggcctcagacttgctcaTCTTATAGGTGTGCTACACCCCACCCACCTGGAAGGGATGGCTTTGGGGAACACTTCTACGAGGTGATGACAGAACTCCCCACTCCAGCCCCCtcaccatgcttctcctacctCAGCTAACAGAATTCTCCGGAAAGCATTAGCAATGGCAGCATCAATTCCCACCATGTCGAATTCCAATGTATTTTCATCCATATGTACTACGTCCACACGGAAATTCTAGAGGGATGGAGAAAAACCTGATGGGACACCTGTTCTCTTGTGTAATTCATCTCCCTCTGATTATTCCCACCCTCAATGGATTTGTACCCTCTCTCACCTGAAGGCTTCCTCTGCCCAGGTGATGACTAGACCTTTGTCTCCAGCCCTGAGTTGGAGAGTTTCTTGAGTTTCCTAAGAAGCCTGCCTGGTTTGTCTttttctgtgaatgtgtgtgttgttttttttttaaacacagggttgccctacatagccctggctgccctcaaattcacagaaatactTGCCATTGTCTTCTatgtgctaggactaaaggtgtgcaccaccacctctggctcttctttgtgctaggactaaaggtgtgcaccatcatactGGCTCTTCTgtgtgctcggattaaaggtgtgcaccaccatgtctggcttctcAGTTTTGTCTTCAGTTGAAGACGCCAAGCAATATGGCTCCACACAACCCACAGAAGCGCTGCACTAAAGAGCAGAACTTCCCACACTACTTAGACCAGTTACTGctgcatttctgtttattttttaatccctctttttttaaccttagtCCATTGGTTTCTAAACACCAGTTTGGTTCTCTTATCTGACAGTCTTCCTAAAGTCTCTCTTTCAGTCACCCTGTAAATATTACTTTCCCCTAGATTCTAACCTCCTGGGTGACTTCAACCACATTTCTGGCTTAAGCAACTGCTCGGCAACTCCCGAAACTAGGTCTCACCTTTAACGTCACTTCAAACATCATCCTCTTGATCTACACACATCGCTCTCGAGATATAGTTCtccagtggggctggagagatggctcagcagttaagagcacttaaagAGCTGGGTTTTGTTTCCAGCACCGACATAgtggctcaccaccatccataactccagttccaggaacctAACTCCCTCCTCCAACCTCCCGGGTCACCAGCCACACACATGAATCAtaaaaaacacacatgcaggcaaacaaatAAACCCAAAACATTTTCTTACATTCCAAATCACAAGGTCCATTTTCACTCACACAGCCCTCACCAAAGCAATGATACAGACTTGTTAGTTCTCACTTCCACTATCAGTGGCATATCCATGCCCTCGATCTCAGCTGCCACACGCAGATCTAGCAGATCTGTCAGAATTCATTTCCTCCCAGCTAGTAAGGTCACAAAATTTGATCGGTCTACTGAAAAACTCTCATTAAGCCAGTATTGCacgcctttaatgtcagcacctggaaagcagaggcaagttCTAGCCTAGACAAGGATACGtcgagaaaccctgcctcaaaaaaaacaaaacgctCTCTATTATCTTGCAGAGCTTAAGATACACCCCAATCTTGTCTACCACTCATGCCGACGTGCTGACCTCTGACAGTAACGAACTGCTGGAACAGGCTCAGAGCAAACCTTAGAACACCGTGCATACTGAGTCTTCGTTGCTCACCTTTTTTTCctttcggttttttgagacagggtttctctgcatctttggagcctgtcctgaactcactctatagaccaggctggcctccaattcacagagatccgcctgcctctgcctcccgagtgctgggattaaaggcgtgcgccaccactgcctggccattgcTCAACCTTTATTCAAAGTTAAAAAGCttaattcagggctggagagatggctcagaggttaagagcattgtctgctcttccaaaggtcctgagttcaattcccagcaaccacatggtggctcacaaccatctttaatgaggtctggtgccctcttctggccttcaggcatacacacagacagaatattgtatacataataaataaataaatatttaaaaaaaaaaaaaagcttaattcagccgggcggtggtggcgcacgcctttaatcccagcactcgggaggcagaggaaggcggatctctgtgagttggaggtcagcctggtctacagagctagttccaggacaggctccaaaatcacagagaaaccctgtctcgaaaacacacacacacaaaaagcttAATTCAGATGTCTCTTTCTTCACTGACCTTTAACTACATCCCTCCAATGGGCTGGATTAGGTTTATCTATGTGATTCCTCCGCCCCAGCCACCGTCACCGATAATTTATTATCATTTCTTTACAGGACCCGTTACCCCACCGAGAGCGAACAACTTGTTCCAGGAACAGGAGCTGTCCTGACGTCCATGGAGCTCCTAGCACATGGCTCAATTTACGTTTTACGAAAGCAGCGACTCCCAACCCCAAAACTTGTGAGGTCTGGCCCCTCAAGCCGTCGGGACACCTCCAGCTCCACCCACCTTCTCGAAGCGGTCCTGGTCCCAAGCATCATCATAACCCGAATAGTTACCCGGGAAGTCAGTGGTGTGGACCTAGAGCAAACAGAGGAGATCCGTTCACGAAACAGCAGCGAAGCCGGGCCCCAAACAGGGCGTCCTCCTCCCTGTCCCGCCTCTTTCTCCTCAGCTCAGACAGAGCTTACATTGCGAACCCCAAACTCTCCCAGAACCACGCGAGTCCGCATCTCCTCCACAGCCTGAGCCGCCGCCATTTTCCACCATGCACCGCCAGAGAAGCCTCCAAACCCGCGCACGCAGACGCAGCCCGTGGCTGTCTCCGCGGCAACGCTCCGCCTCCTGAGCTCTCAAATGTCGCGATAGCATGCCCCGCCTCTGTCCACGTCCTTCACTTCCGGACGTCAATTGGGGCCAAACATCCGGGTTTCTCCTTTTTGCATTCCTGCTGGTACTACCTcgcccctctctctccctggacgTTTCTTTCACCTGGGCTCAGGTCTCACACTGTTCCCACGAGCACGAGCTTCAGCGACGGAAAGCCTCGAGG
The nucleotide sequence above comes from Microtus pennsylvanicus isolate mMicPen1 chromosome 7, mMicPen1.hap1, whole genome shotgun sequence. Encoded proteins:
- the Polr1c gene encoding DNA-directed RNA polymerases I and III subunit RPAC1, with translation MAAAQAVEEMRTRVVLGEFGVRNVHTTDFPGNYSGYDDAWDQDRFEKNFRVDVVHMDENTLEFDMVGIDAAIANAFRRILLAEVPTMAVEKVLVYNNTSIVQDEILAHRLGLIPILADPRLFEYRNQGEEEGTEIDTLQFRLQVRCTRNPSAAKDSSDPNELYVNHKVYTRHMTWVPLGNQADVFPEGTIRPVHDDILIAQLRPGQEIDLVMHCVKGIGKDHAKFSPVATASYRLLPDITLLEPVEGEAAEELSRCFSPGVIEVQEVQGKKLARVANPRLDTFSREIFRNEKLKKAVRLARVRDHYIFSVESTGVLPPDVLVSEAIKILMGKCQRFLDELDAVQMD